From the genome of Primulina eburnea isolate SZY01 chromosome 12, ASM2296580v1, whole genome shotgun sequence, one region includes:
- the LOC140807995 gene encoding uncharacterized protein, giving the protein MEEQMQRPAHQHIEHEDDPQDVGEKKSMMKKVKDKARKIKDTLKKPSQGHGQEHEYRYDENVDEEDDDDEEMAKDPEVHGAPTHDSTVISSKNLENPADTREDRIDPMVEGQDKARPNIPAQTGYEQEKPPENKHFPSPMKPVSMQGGEANSGEREVNLGPSMGAGDDSKEAGVGPLIRRFDNLEVGDESETKPTPEQRPFTGSHDQFSPTQDQFNPESNPLTTHDNTESGPKSFDSNTTEGMPRDIPTGKVSSATSAITDKAVYAKNLVASKLGYGGAPDKEGTSPSPKPGSESTPGYTQRITETLNPVYEKVAGAGTAVMSKFQGGGEAGNQGIASGQEGISPNKPESESTPGYTKRITDTLNPVYDKVAGAGTAVMSKFQGGGGAAATGADKGVSTKDYWADKLKPGDEDKALSEAITDALHKKKEGYLSKTGEEKPMGKVTESEEVATRLGTGVEGKREGEDAVDAGRESSGPGVVGRVKDAVGSWIGKGTGTQTAQDSINETYVDKAGGHSSSQD; this is encoded by the exons atggaAGAACAGATGCAACGCCCTGCTCATCAGCACATCGAGCACGAAGATGATCCACAGGATGTGG GGGAGAAGAAATCAATGATGAAGAAGGTGAAGGATAAGGCCAGGAAAATCAAGGATACATTGAAGAAGCCGAGCCAAGGCCATGGGCAAGAGCACGAGTACAGGTACGATGAGAATGTCGATGAAGAAGATGACGATGATGAAGAAATGGCGAAAGATCCTGAAGTCCATGGTGCTCCCA CGCACGATTCAACTGTGATCAGCAGCAAGAACCTGGAGAACCCAGCAGATACTCGGGAGGATCGGATTGATCCTATGGTGGAAGGTCAAGACAAAGCTAGGCCTAATATTCCAGCTCAAACGGGATATGAGCAAGAAAAGCCACCTGAGAACAAGCATTTTCCATCTCCAATGAAGCCAGTTTCTATGCAGGGTGGAGAAGCAAATTCTGGAGAACGAGAAGTTAATCTCGGGCCCTCAATGGGTGCTGGCGATG ATAGTAAAGAAGCTGGGGTTGGCCCGCTTATTCGTAGATTCGACAATCTGGAAGTCGGCGATGAATCTGAAACAAAGCCGACACCGGAACAGAGGCCTTTTACAGGAAGCCACGATCAGTTTTCCCCTACCCAAGATCAGTTCAATCCAGAATCCAATCCCCTTACAACGCACGATAATACTGAATCAGGCCCGAAAAGTTTCGATTCCAACACAACGGAAGGCATGCCACGTGACATCCCAACAGGAAAAGTGTCCTCTGCGACCTCTGCAATTACTGATAAAGCTGTCTACGCTAAGAACTTGGTCGCATCGAAGCTAGGATACGGTGGAGCTCCAGACAAAGAAGGGACGAGTCCTTCCCCCAAGCCTGGATCGGAATCGACACCAGGTTACACGCAGAGAATAACTGAAACTCTGAACCCTGTCTATGAGAAAGTGGCGGGCGCTGGCACCGCTGTGATGTCTAAATTCCAGGGCGGTGGAGAAGCAGGAAACCAAGGCATAGCGTCTGGCCAAGAAGGAATAAGTCCTaacaagcctgaatcagaatcaACACCAGGTTACACGAAGAGAATCACCGACACACTGAACCCTGTCTATGACAAAGTGGCAGGCGCTGGGACCGCTGTGATGTCTAAATTCCAGGGCGGCGGAGGCGCAGCAGCCACAGGGGCTGATAAAGGGGTGTCGACGAAAGACTACTGGGCTGATAAATTGAAGCCTGGAGATGAAGACAAGGCGCTATCCGAGGCTATTACTGATGCACTGCACAAGAAAAAGGAGGGCTACTTGAGTAAAACAGGGGAAGAGAAGCCAATGGGGAAGGTGACAGAATCAGAAGAGGTCGCGACCCGTCTAGGCACAGGCGTAGAAGGTAAGCGGGAAGGCGAGGATGCTGTGGATGCGGGCCGTGAGAGCTCAGGACCCGGGGTTGTAGGGAGGGTGAAGGATGCCGTTGGATCTTGGATTGGGAAAGGCACTGGGACGCAGACTGCTCAGGACTCCATTAACGAAACTTATG TGGATAAAGCGGGAGGGCATTCGAGTTCGCAGGATTGA